The following are encoded in a window of Drosophila simulans strain w501 chromosome 3L, Prin_Dsim_3.1, whole genome shotgun sequence genomic DNA:
- the LOC6737305 gene encoding uncharacterized protein LOC6737305 isoform X8, whose product MESKRSKKGRKSRPAESELPSNQQQEQQPHQHHPWDEDPSAKSPQANRAIPSTGTALTRFLTCMAPVIVSLPGAGTGPTEQPTILLINGIASDSQLEDKQSKAAALKLALDNNNSEASAPAQPHQVPTTPGGSHLLDFESHLIESIADEASGVGIRELTPIEQELQQGSSKAGTNDTDPVIEVEPAGVRTKQPVEISPPAHQIAEVDETATPSEEVRRTAEQLVDEIEEELIQALSRDVDEAQRVHEDQVQRDRDEITALTQQVEVQLNELTGILKNKPQAEIVLELPAEEEEKKPKPFVAAPSELKLVEVPTPKTEAEEQERKEFIDSLPQIEQNRLQAGSGSEETDAQKLSADCKREYYQSLKKYLLHSSQEKPPVPLQTYRWEDLKRAKERGGYPWTHLYKRPLGPDEQPEIVLLLRKSQELRFKSESPKSLKKVRYDEQVLVKETERYIQDLSEDEAVATTTDDSSEESSDSETESERDQHNEDALSECISCVSDSVLAVGGHARPRKTNRLAHIRDLIRHRRSGRTHEDAQSLPGNSANPSRQSSVHELAPPPGSLIPNADKPPKSSKPKQGFDIMKKLKSLAERQKKRLNIKRITLKKDDKIVLGEQQKIMKLKASPKSDRGEIPHFIEKQDSDEILELVEYDESPCRKRTKEELLEDQPSGSGRVPEPDEIIELPVVKTEIEAPTVEVTEPAEEKLDNKDEKESEAEEDPPKKTPRIRREHVYEEIGQAGSQELVNQPILELESLKKSLTRQDNLAIDEIEAAKAVPLDRMGSSEEEQVTAGKPGALFAPISSIDSTSSDEDRARLAQLSPVTEESDEPMDISPDLRPSLKKEASPAPSDKKVTFSHVEDEAEPHREDVELPEDVLEAATNAAKWKNERGSNLFDLLMKLLLTLLPGAGGGAAGGGRRRRRLTKHHRARAPRYQDYHYTTDTDTPGAPTNTIQHNPSTWRIRVKRSASWTLCCCCSAGATNKFW is encoded by the exons TGTCGCTACCTGGCGCTGGAACTGGCCCCACTGAGCAGCCGACCATACTACTGATCAACGGCATCGCCAGCGATTCGCAGCTAGAGGATAAGCAGTCCAAAGCAGCCGCCTTAAAGTTAGCCCtcgataacaacaacagcgaggCATCAGCACCAGCACAGCCACACCAAGTGCCCACCACTCCGGGTGGCTCCCATCTCCTAGACTTCGAGTCTCATCTCATCGAGAGCATTGCCGACGAGGCCAGTGGCGTTGGGATCAGGGAACTAACTCCGATCGAGCAAGAACTGCAGCAGGGTTCATCCAAGGCGGGCACCAATGACACGGACCCAGTCATCGAGGTAGAACCAGCTGGTGTCAGGACCAAACAGCCTGTGGAAATCTCACCGCCGGCTCATCAAATCGCCGAGGTTGACGAGACGGCCACTCCGTCGGAGGAAGTACGTCGCACTGCCGAGCAGCTGGTGGATGAGATCGAAGAGGAGCTGATCCAGGCACTCAGCCGGGATGTAGACGAGGCGCAGCGCGTGCACGAGGATCAGGTCCAGCGAGATCGCGACGAGATCACCGCACTCACCCAACAGGTTGAAGTTCAGTTGAATGAGCTGACCGGCATCCTAAAGAACAAGCCCCAGGCGGAGATTGTCTTGGAACTGCCGGCGGAagaggaggagaagaagccCAAGCCATTTGTCGCTGCTCCCAGTGAACTGAAGCTCGTGGAGGTACCCACTCCAAAAACTGAGGCTGAGGAGCAGGAACGTAAGGAGTTCATCGACTCATTGCCCCAGATCGAGCAGAATCGCCTGCAGGCAGGCAGTGGATCCGAGGAGACGGATGCTCAAAAACTATCGGCGGACTGCAAAAGGGAGTACTACCAATCGCTGAAGAAGTACCTCCTGCACAGCAGCCAGGAGAAGCCACCAGTGCCACTGCAAACATATCGCTGGGAGGACCTCAAAAGAGCCAAGGAACGG GGCGGCTATCCCTGGACACATTTGTACAAACGCCCACTGGGACCCGACGAGCAGCCGGAAATTGTGCTGCTCCTGCGAAAGTCCCAGGAACTGCGCTTCAAGTCCGAGTCTCCCAAATCCCTGAAAAAGGTACGCTACGACGAGCAGGTGTTGGTGAAGGAGACCGAACGCTACATTCAGGACCTTTCCGAGGACGAGGCGgtagccaccaccaccgacgACAGCAGCGAAGAATCATCCGATTCAGAGACCGAGTCGGAACGTGATCAGCACAACGAAGACGCTCTGAGTGAGTGCATCTCCTGCGTTTCCGACTCCGTGCTAGCGGTTGGAGGTCACGCCCGACCACGTAAGACGAATCGCCTGGCCCACATTCGTGACCTTATCCGGCACAGGCGCAGCGGACGCACTCACGAGGACGCCCAGTCACTGCCCGGTAACTCCGCTAATCCCAGTCGACAGAGCAGCGTTCACGAACTAGCCCCGCCGCCGGGATCCCTGATTCCCAACGCCGATAAGCCTCCGAAGTCCAGCAAACCCAAGCAGGGATTCGACATCATGAAGAAACTGAAGAGCCTGGCCGAACGCCAGAAAAAGCGGCTGAACATCAAGAGGATCACTTTGAAGAAGGACGACAAAATCGTTCTCGGCGAGCAGCAGAAGATCATGAAGCTAAAAGCCTCACCGAAGTCGGATCGCGGTGAGATCCCTCATTTCATCGAGAAGCAGGACTCCGACGAAATCCTGGAACTGGTGGAGTACGATGAATCGCCATGCCGCAAGCGGACCAAAGAGGAGCTACTGGAAGATCAGCCCAGTGGCAGTGGAAGAGTGCCTGAACCCGATGAGATCATCGAGCTGCCTGTGGTCAAGACTGAGATAGAGGCTCCCACAGTGGAAGTAACCGAGCCTGCAGAGGAAAAGCTGGATAATAAGGACGAAAAGGAATCGGAAGCAGAGGAGGACCCGCCCAAGAAAACACCTCGCATTCGGCGAGAACATGTATACGAAGAGATTGGCCAGGCTGGATCACAAGAGCTTGTAAATCAGCCAATCCTGGAGCTAGAATCTCTTAAGAAATCTCTGACGCGTCAGGACAATCTCGCCATCGATGAGATCGAGGCGGCCAAGGCTGTGCCTCTGGATCGCATGGGCAgcagcgaggaggagcaggtgaCCGCCGGCAAGCCCGGTGCGCTATTTGCCCCCATCTCGTCCATAGACTCTACCTCCTCGGATGAGGATCGCGCCCGCCTGGCGCAACTTTCGCCCGTTACCGAGGAGAGTGATGAACCCATGGACATCAGTCCAGATCTGCGTCCATCCCTCAAGAAGGAAGCCTCCCCAGCGCCCTCGGACAAGAAGGTGACCTTTTCTCACGTCGAAGACGAAGCGGAACCGCATCGTGAGGATGTCGAGCTGCCTGAGGATGTCCTGGAGGCGGCCACAAATGCcgccaaatggaaaaacgaGAG AGGCTCTAACCTATTTGACTTGCTCATGAAATTGTTACTAACCCTGTTGCCGGGAGCTGGAGGTGGAGCGGCGGGCGGAGGCAGAAGGCGCCGCCGGCTCACCAAGCACCACCGTGCCCGTGCACCGCGATACCAAGACTACCACTACACTACCGACACAGACACCCCCGGTGCACCCACCAACACCATCCAACACAATCCCAGCACGTGGCGCATCCGGGTGAAGCGATCCGCATCCTGGacgctctgctgctgctgcagcgccgGCGCCACCAATAAGTTTTGGTAG
- the LOC6737305 gene encoding titin isoform X3, translating to MVYVFLSVAGNYVSLPGAGTGPTEQPTILLINGIASDSQLEDKQSKAAALKLALDNNNSEASAPAQPHQVPTTPGGSHLLDFESHLIESIADEASGVGIRELTPIEQELQQGSSKAGTNDTDPVIEVEPAGVRTKQPVEISPPAHQIAEVDETATPSEEVRRTAEQLVDEIEEELIQALSRDVDEAQRVHEDQVQRDRDEITALTQQVEVQLNELTGILKNKPQAEIVLELPAEEEEKKPKPFVAAPSELKLVEVPTPKTEAEEQERKEFIDSLPQIEQNRLQAGSGSEETDAQKLSADCKREYYQSLKKYLLHSSQEKPPVPLQTYRWEDLKRAKERGGYPWTHLYKRPLGPDEQPEIVLLLRKSQELRFKSESPKSLKKVRYDEQVLVKETERYIQDLSEDEAVATTTDDSSEESSDSETESERDQHNEDALSECISCVSDSVLAVGGHARPRKTNRLAHIRDLIRHRRSGRTHEDAQSLPGNSANPSRQSSVHELAPPPGSLIPNADKPPKSSKPKQGFDIMKKLKSLAERQKKRLNIKRITLKKDDKIVLGEQQKIMKLKASPKSDRGEIPHFIEKQDSDEILELVEYDESPCRKRTKEELLEDQPSGSGRVPEPDEIIELPVVKTEIEAPTVEVTEPAEEKLDNKDEKESEAEEDPPKKTPRIRREHVYEEIGQAGSQELVNQPILELESLKKSLTRQDNLAIDEIEAAKAVPLDRMGSSEEEQVTAGKPGALFAPISSIDSTSSDEDRARLAQLSPVTEESDEPMDISPDLRPSLKKEASPAPSDKKVTFSHVEDEAEPHREDVELPEDVLEAATNAAKWKNESDHEYEPVGVTPAHESSPAPSPQSELQLPMDIDLPLSSAGTTPRTESRTDYEIHTSQVDSSALEELPLQPENRRKGFMASAQDRTKKMQDGIRLQAGKLRTRLQTKPKPKPVSGSPKGKAKDRRRFKAPEFSKIKMPEIRRPDMSKLKELKRPEFTKFNKPDMSKFKLPEKFSTLKLRRSKSFKENEGEVVSDETPEGTGGTASPTQPAPKKKFEFNFGTYPRAFRKKKPAEEPVAVATESSLGTEGLSVIPSTETQPSQTSTSSPQGDRGPGPVRSRWADKFSDVSYNDSEGSRYRRYGSELESFDRESSLERRMKEDLEGTEDTASEAQPQQEMGILGVVADSKQFAEFDEENRAIHEISSKRSREFKRRPMVHQDSDLRSEDSRDAEGWTEKDIQKNKLLRKAELEAEAGFYKFHDLQDAQSTASSGKKVVMETIDDDEFFLRKRGISEDNIQLRQYISEAIREGYDMPNALKHVGYSAEQVPAEYGDYDVPPAKPRRLHRNYQPDFDSQEFQRSDYGDDLSMSQNGSEFTPKRPLRKARSRSKYSIEGSQDIPQDGGSSIQYFEDDEEYLRPPARDQPITDSEQALNNLDLGGKAAAMIQEEMEQELHNKPRPQAPRRQKKRTRDDASVDKDADSFINGFGGRSVSNTFLQPHEDVIVYRTEHEYRHIPLATPDRFTDATSARTQRSEDDRTSRGADSLILDGHIKSRAELEDNEDVGPRTRSDEKFVIDMLESDGYAVVRKEPLPKPTPPARRKKFTRSPGERFATLPSIRGSRGSPPPARPPPPQQYVPTEDSPVVPRRRSAASLDEIPLMIKSNYESQKEKPKQPEEEDDYEEPGALDRSNLQSGAVINKMKFRPLPPPPRPPREKRSTRAGSQTHESYEDSEQVASSSQADSYDQGEFEVEVSTQTDPLPDDFVCEEFEITEDMKIIEPRRSNGSGNKTLEDLLRSVEAAQEQDEVDGARVLSEDEQLAKGLQRFRDANQRSMSERSRASSQADRSKSLSRPQTPSSAVIIERRVPTPSLTAGEDDATVQASLIVRPISAADLIDDDLRREEEELRREGLLSDSSVQSKSDVEDEHGEVALSDYAASTADLDAAVEQLQQAQLESDYESRLEDDEVERTLRDSEYEEEKFSEQEEEQEKTKLEKELTEQELEEALEKELQEAMEKELSDYRQKEKEQESEQEQTFSEEELAASEIDYHQSEEEQATSEVDYHPSEDEHPLSDGEQPLSEEEHTLSDTEHIPTEPETQKVEETIHKSTASEPTEAEVELKFVATLPTEPAFGDKEEEPEEPPLPPPRRKSTTALEPIATTALTIAEQSSRELTPIQTVQSAPEPQFPSHLAELEVERLRVHALQAGQIQVSQLHGNQVKADDLQCKSGQLVVQNIELPPGFIDDIVERVQREQRPSLLTTETQTSRQASSEPATSEKELPVKPPRHSKTTEQVPPASNLDEQTQTDAGLLPLPPPPAAYPSVEYLQSLAPLAFFNLQRSAEAEQAEGLKSIERKAPHKCRRRHVQEPIESETGSEPEEQLVERPRSRSRRSRTRSATQPLDEDYDEDQPKTVAQAGRNFASACSLELVNIINQLTHYVRGDAMEPQQATRNMSALVIFFIVMTLAVLVFLLTGRQVHTHHWDYFNPPGNDHGRQT from the exons TGTCGCTACCTGGCGCTGGAACTGGCCCCACTGAGCAGCCGACCATACTACTGATCAACGGCATCGCCAGCGATTCGCAGCTAGAGGATAAGCAGTCCAAAGCAGCCGCCTTAAAGTTAGCCCtcgataacaacaacagcgaggCATCAGCACCAGCACAGCCACACCAAGTGCCCACCACTCCGGGTGGCTCCCATCTCCTAGACTTCGAGTCTCATCTCATCGAGAGCATTGCCGACGAGGCCAGTGGCGTTGGGATCAGGGAACTAACTCCGATCGAGCAAGAACTGCAGCAGGGTTCATCCAAGGCGGGCACCAATGACACGGACCCAGTCATCGAGGTAGAACCAGCTGGTGTCAGGACCAAACAGCCTGTGGAAATCTCACCGCCGGCTCATCAAATCGCCGAGGTTGACGAGACGGCCACTCCGTCGGAGGAAGTACGTCGCACTGCCGAGCAGCTGGTGGATGAGATCGAAGAGGAGCTGATCCAGGCACTCAGCCGGGATGTAGACGAGGCGCAGCGCGTGCACGAGGATCAGGTCCAGCGAGATCGCGACGAGATCACCGCACTCACCCAACAGGTTGAAGTTCAGTTGAATGAGCTGACCGGCATCCTAAAGAACAAGCCCCAGGCGGAGATTGTCTTGGAACTGCCGGCGGAagaggaggagaagaagccCAAGCCATTTGTCGCTGCTCCCAGTGAACTGAAGCTCGTGGAGGTACCCACTCCAAAAACTGAGGCTGAGGAGCAGGAACGTAAGGAGTTCATCGACTCATTGCCCCAGATCGAGCAGAATCGCCTGCAGGCAGGCAGTGGATCCGAGGAGACGGATGCTCAAAAACTATCGGCGGACTGCAAAAGGGAGTACTACCAATCGCTGAAGAAGTACCTCCTGCACAGCAGCCAGGAGAAGCCACCAGTGCCACTGCAAACATATCGCTGGGAGGACCTCAAAAGAGCCAAGGAACGG GGCGGCTATCCCTGGACACATTTGTACAAACGCCCACTGGGACCCGACGAGCAGCCGGAAATTGTGCTGCTCCTGCGAAAGTCCCAGGAACTGCGCTTCAAGTCCGAGTCTCCCAAATCCCTGAAAAAGGTACGCTACGACGAGCAGGTGTTGGTGAAGGAGACCGAACGCTACATTCAGGACCTTTCCGAGGACGAGGCGgtagccaccaccaccgacgACAGCAGCGAAGAATCATCCGATTCAGAGACCGAGTCGGAACGTGATCAGCACAACGAAGACGCTCTGAGTGAGTGCATCTCCTGCGTTTCCGACTCCGTGCTAGCGGTTGGAGGTCACGCCCGACCACGTAAGACGAATCGCCTGGCCCACATTCGTGACCTTATCCGGCACAGGCGCAGCGGACGCACTCACGAGGACGCCCAGTCACTGCCCGGTAACTCCGCTAATCCCAGTCGACAGAGCAGCGTTCACGAACTAGCCCCGCCGCCGGGATCCCTGATTCCCAACGCCGATAAGCCTCCGAAGTCCAGCAAACCCAAGCAGGGATTCGACATCATGAAGAAACTGAAGAGCCTGGCCGAACGCCAGAAAAAGCGGCTGAACATCAAGAGGATCACTTTGAAGAAGGACGACAAAATCGTTCTCGGCGAGCAGCAGAAGATCATGAAGCTAAAAGCCTCACCGAAGTCGGATCGCGGTGAGATCCCTCATTTCATCGAGAAGCAGGACTCCGACGAAATCCTGGAACTGGTGGAGTACGATGAATCGCCATGCCGCAAGCGGACCAAAGAGGAGCTACTGGAAGATCAGCCCAGTGGCAGTGGAAGAGTGCCTGAACCCGATGAGATCATCGAGCTGCCTGTGGTCAAGACTGAGATAGAGGCTCCCACAGTGGAAGTAACCGAGCCTGCAGAGGAAAAGCTGGATAATAAGGACGAAAAGGAATCGGAAGCAGAGGAGGACCCGCCCAAGAAAACACCTCGCATTCGGCGAGAACATGTATACGAAGAGATTGGCCAGGCTGGATCACAAGAGCTTGTAAATCAGCCAATCCTGGAGCTAGAATCTCTTAAGAAATCTCTGACGCGTCAGGACAATCTCGCCATCGATGAGATCGAGGCGGCCAAGGCTGTGCCTCTGGATCGCATGGGCAgcagcgaggaggagcaggtgaCCGCCGGCAAGCCCGGTGCGCTATTTGCCCCCATCTCGTCCATAGACTCTACCTCCTCGGATGAGGATCGCGCCCGCCTGGCGCAACTTTCGCCCGTTACCGAGGAGAGTGATGAACCCATGGACATCAGTCCAGATCTGCGTCCATCCCTCAAGAAGGAAGCCTCCCCAGCGCCCTCGGACAAGAAGGTGACCTTTTCTCACGTCGAAGACGAAGCGGAACCGCATCGTGAGGATGTCGAGCTGCCTGAGGATGTCCTGGAGGCGGCCACAAATGCcgccaaatggaaaaacgaGAG TGATCATGAATACGAGCCCGTGGGCGTGACGCCGGCGCACGAATCCTCGCCAGCACCTAGCCCCCAAAGCGAACTGCAGCTGCCCATGGACATCGACTTACCGCTCAGTTCCGCCGGCACCACGCCACGCACTGAATCCCGGACTGACTACGAAATCCACACCAGCCAAGTGGACTCGAGCGCCTTGGAGGAGTTGCCGTTGCAGCCGGAGAATCGTCGCAAGGGTTTCATGGCTTCGGCCCAAGATCGCACCAAGAAGATGCAGGATGGCATACGTCTGCAAGCTGGAAAATTACGCACACGACTCCAAACCAAGCCGAAACCAAAACCCGTTTCGGGAAGTCCCAAAGGTAAGGCCAAGGATCGACGACGCTTCAAGGCTCCCGAGTTCTCGAAGATCAAGATGCCTGAGATTAGGCGACCGGATATGTCCAAACTTAAAGAGCTAAAGCGGCCCGAGTTCACCAAGTTTAACAAGCCGGACATGTCCAAGTTCAAGTTGCCAGAGAAGTTCTCCACTCTGAAGCTGCGTCGTAGCAAGAGTTTCAAGGAAAACGAGGGTGAGGTGGTTTCGGATGAGACCCCGGAAGGCACTGGAGGCACAGCATCCCCCACGCAGCCGGCGCCCAAGAAGAAGTTCGAGTTCAACTTTGGCACCTATCCACGTGCTTTCCGTAAGAAGAAGCCGGCAGAGGAACCAGTCGCGGTGGCCACTGAGTCATCATTGGGAACAGAAGGCCTTAGTGTGATTCCCAGCACGGAGACGCAACCGTCGCAGACCTCTACCAGCTCTCCGCAAGGTGATCGTGGACCCGGACCCGTTCGTTCCCGCTGGGCGGATAAGTTCTCCGATGTGAGCTACAACGATAGCGAAGGATCACGTTACCGGCGCTATGGCAGCGAACTGGAGAGCTTCGACAGGGAATCCTCACTGGAGCGACGCATGAAGGAGGATCTGGAAGGCACCGAAGATACGGCCAGTGAGGCACAACCCCAACAGGAGATGGGCATCTTGGGCGTGGTGGCCGATAGCAAACAGTTTGCCGAATTCGACGAGGAAAACCGAGCCATTCACGAGATATCAAGTAAGAGATCCCGTGAGTTCAAGCGCCGCCCTATGGTTCATCAAGATTCGGATCTGCGCTCGGAGGATAGCAGAGACGCCGAAGGCTGGACGGAGAAGGATATACAGAAGAACAAGCTACTGAGAAAGGCGGAATTGGAGGCGGAGGCTGGCTTTTACAAGTTCCACGACCTACAGGATGCCCAATCCACAGCCAGTTCTGGCAAGAAAGTGGTCATGGAGACAATCGATGATGATGAGTTCTTCCTTCGCAAGCGCGGTATTTCCGAGGATAACATACAGTTGCGACAGTACATCAGTGAAGCTATTCGCGAGGGTTACGACATGCCCAATGCCCTAAAGCATGTGGGTTACTCAGCCGAGCAGGTTCCGGCGGAATATGGTGACTACGATGTGCCTCCGGCCAAGCCACGTCGCCTGCATCGAAACTACCAGCCCGATTTCGACTCCCAGGAGTTCCAGCGCAGTGATTATGGCGACGATCTATCCATGTCACAAAATGGCAGTGAGTTCACTCCAAAACGACCACTTCGCAAGGCTCGCAGTCGCAGCAAATACTCGATTGAGGGTAGCCAGGACATCCCCCAGGATGGTGGTAGCAGTATCCAGTACTTCGAAGACGACGAGGAGTACCTACGGCCGCCGGCCAGGGATCAACCGATTACGGATTCCGAGCAGGCACTCAATAACCTCGATCTTGGCGGCAAGGCAGCGGCGATGATTCAGGAGGAGATGGAGCAGGAGCTACATAATAAGCCCCGTCCGCAGGCACCGAGGCGCCAGAAGAAACGCACAAGGGACGACGCATCCGTGGACAAGGATGCGGACTCCTTCATTAACGGCTTTGGTGGTAGATCAGTATCGAACACCTTTTTGCAGCCACACGAAGAT GTAATTGTTTATCGCACTGAACACGAATATCGTCACATACCGCTAGCCACGCCGGACAGATTTACGGATGCCACCTCTGCGCGCACACAGCGTTCCGAGGACGACCGCACTTCCCGTGGTGCCGACTCCCTGATTCTGGACGGGCACATAAAGTCCCGCGCCGAGCTGGAGGACAACGAGGATGTGGGACCACGGACAAGGAGCGATGAGAAGTTCGTCATCGATATGCTGGAGAGTGATGG CTATGCGGTGGTCCGCAAGGAGCCGCTTCCGAAGCCCACGCCACCTGCCCGCCGAAAGAAGTTTACGCGATCGCCGGGTGAGCGGTTCGCCACGTTGCCCAGCATCCGAGGCTCTCGGGGATCACCGCCACCCGCACGACCACCGCCACCACAGCAGTATGTGCCCACTGAGGACTCTCCGGTGGTGCCACGCCGCAGATCCGCGGCCAGCCTGGATGAGATTCCGCTGATGATCAAGTCGAA CTACGAGTCACAGAAGGAGAAGCCGAAGCAGCCGGAAGAGGAGGATGACTACGAGGAGCCGGGTGCTTTGGATCGCTCCAATTTGCAGTCGGGCGCAGTCATCAACAAGATGAAGTTCCGACCactgccgccgccaccgcgTCCTCCGCGCGAGAAGCGATCCACGAGAGCCGGAAGCCAGACTCACGAGAGTTACGAGGACAGTGAACAGGTGGCCAGTTCCAGCCAGGCGGATAGCTATGATCAGGGTGAGTTCGAGGTGGAGGTTTCCACCCAGACGGATCCTCTGCCCGATGATTTTGTGTGCGAAGAGTTCGAGATCACTGAGGACATGAAGATCATCGAACCACGACGCTCCAATGGATCGGGCAACAAAACCCTAGAGGATCTGTTGCGCAGCGTAGAGGCAGCTCAGGAGCAGGATGAGGTAGACGGAGCTCGTGTTCTTTCCGAGGACGAGCAGTTGGCTAAAGGTCTGCAGAGATTCCGGGACGCCAATCAGCGCAGCATGTCGGAGCGATCACGGGCTTCATCACAAGCAGATCGTTCCAAGTCGCTGAGCCGGCCGCAGACGCCTTCATCGGCGGTGATCATCGAACGCCGTGTGCCCACTCCCAGCCTAACTGCTGGTGAGGATGATGCCACGGTGCAGGCCTCACTAATCGTTAGACCCATTAGTGCTGCCGATTTGATTGACGATGATCTGCGACGTGAGGAGGAGGAACTGCGTCGTGAGGGCTTGCTCTCTGACAGCTCGGTGCAAAGTAAATCCGACGTGGAGGATGAGCACGGTGAGGTGGCATTGAGTGACTACGCCGCCAGCACGGCCGACTTGGACGCAGCGGtagagcaactgcagcaggctCAGCTGGAGAGCGACTACGAAAGTAGACTGGAGGATGATGAAGTTGAACGAACTCTCAGGGACAGCGAGTATGAGGAGGAAAAGTTTTCCGAACAGGAGGAAGAgcaggaaaaaacaaaactggaAAAGGAACTAACTGAGCAGGAACTGGAGGAGGCTCTGGAGAAGGAGCTACAGGAAGCAATGGAGAAGGAGCTATCTGACTACCGCcaaaaggagaaggagcaaGAATCAGAGCAAGAGCAGACCTTCTCCGAGGAGGAATTGGCCGCTTCCGAGATCGATTACCACCAATCTGAAGAGGAGCAAGCCACCTCCGAGGTCGATTATCACCCATCTGAGGATGAGCATCCCTTGTCCGATGGTGAACAGCCTCTCTCCGAGGAGGAGCACACTTTATCTGACACGGAACACATCCCGACTGAGCCCGAAACACAGAAAGTTGAGGAAACCATTCACAAATCTACAGCTAGCGAACCCACCGAGGCCGAAGTTGAGCTAAAATTCGTTGCCACTTTGCCCACCGAACCCGCTTTTGGAGACAAAGAGGAGGAACCAGAGGAGCCGCCTCTTCCACCACCACGTCGCAAGTCCACCACCGCCCTGGAGCCTATTGCCACCACAGCCCTGACCATCGCCGAACAGTCCAGCCGCGAACTAACGCCCATCCAGACGGTGCAATCTGCGCCAGAACCGCAATTCCCCAGTCACCTGGCTGAATTGGAGGTGGAACGTCTGCGCGTCCATGCCCTGCAGGCTGGTCAGATTCAAGTATCGCAACTGCATGGCAATCAAGTCAAAGCAGACGATCTGCAGTGCAAGTCCGGACAACTGGTGGTGCAGAATATCGAACTCCCGCCTGGTTTTATCGACGACATTGTGGAGCGGGTGCAGCGAGAGCAGCGTCCTTCTTTGCTTACCACTGAAACCCAGACTAGTCGGCAGGCAAGCAGCGAACCCGccacctccgagaaggagcTGCCCGTTAAGCCACCTCGTCACAGCAAGACCACCGAGCAAGTGCCACCCGCATCCAATCTGGACGAGCAGACCCAGACGGATGCCGGCTTGTTGCCACTACCTCCACCGCCGGCAGCCTATCCCAGTGTTGAGTACCTCCAGTCCTTGGCCCCACTAGCGTTCTTCAATCTGCAGCGAAGCGCAGAGGCGGAGCAAGCGGAGGGCTTGAAATCAATCGAGCGAAAGGCACCGCACAAATGTCGCCGTCGTCATGTTCAGGAGCCCATCGAATCGGAAACAGGCTCCGAACCAGAGGAACAGCTGGTGGAGCGACCACGCTCGCGATCTCGTCGCTCTCGCACCCGCAGTGCTACCCAGCCATTGGATGAAGACTACGACGAGGATCAGCCCAAGACGGTTGCTCAGGCAGGACGAAATTTTGCCTCCGCCTGCAGTCTGGAACTGGTTAACATTATCAACCAGCTGACGCACTATGTTCGAGGTGACGCAATGGAGCCTCAACAGGCGACCCGTAATATGTCCGCTCTGGTGATCTTCTTCATCGTGATGACGCTCGCAGTTTTGGTATTCCTGTTAACGGGGCGGCAGGTACACACCCATCATTGGGACTACTTTAATCCGCCCGGGAACGATCATGGAAGGCAGACGTGA